A window of the Enterobacteriaceae bacterium 4M9 genome harbors these coding sequences:
- a CDS encoding 1-acylglycerol-3-phosphate O-acyltransferase, whose amino-acid sequence MLLIARFIIVVLYSLLVCIFGSIWCLFRPRDPRHVATFGHMFGRLAVVFGLKVETRKPQGAENYGNAIYIANHQNNYDMVTASRIVQPPTVTVGKKSLLWIPFFGQLYWLTGNLLIDRNNRAKAHGTIAQVVRQFRERNISIWMFPEGTRSRGRGLLPFKTGAFHAAIAAGVPIIPVCVSNTSNKIKLNRWNNGLAIVEMLPPVDVSAYNKDQVRELAAHCRQLMLDKIEALDKEVAEREAAYKAHKK is encoded by the coding sequence ATGTTATTGATTGCTCGTTTTATTATCGTCGTGCTGTACAGTCTTTTAGTCTGCATTTTTGGCTCCATCTGGTGTCTGTTCCGCCCGCGTGACCCGCGCCATGTCGCGACCTTTGGCCATATGTTTGGCCGCCTGGCCGTGGTGTTTGGTCTGAAGGTGGAAACCCGCAAGCCGCAGGGCGCAGAAAACTATGGCAACGCTATCTATATTGCTAACCACCAGAATAATTACGATATGGTGACCGCATCGCGCATTGTTCAGCCGCCGACAGTGACCGTAGGTAAAAAAAGCCTGCTGTGGATCCCGTTCTTCGGCCAGCTTTACTGGCTCACCGGTAACCTGCTGATTGACCGCAACAACCGTGCAAAAGCGCACGGTACCATCGCGCAAGTGGTCAGGCAGTTTCGTGAGCGCAACATTTCCATCTGGATGTTCCCGGAAGGAACCCGCAGCCGCGGGCGCGGCCTGCTGCCGTTTAAAACCGGTGCATTCCATGCAGCCATTGCCGCAGGCGTGCCGATTATTCCGGTGTGCGTCTCTAACACCAGCAATAAAATTAAGCTTAATCGCTGGAATAACGGGCTGGCGATTGTTGAAATGCTGCCGCCTGTGGACGTTAGCGCATACAATAAAGATCAGGTGCGTGAACTCGCCGCCCACTGCCGCCAACTGATGCTCGATAAAATCGAGGCGCTGGATAAAGAAGTGGCAGAGCGCGAAGCGGCATACAAAGCCCATAAAAAGTAG
- the ftsP gene encoding cell division protein FtsP produces the protein MSLSRRQFIQASGIALCAGAVPLRANAASQQPPLPLPPLLESRRGQPLFLTMQRSHWSFTGTGSKASVWGFNGSYMGPTIRVWSGDDVKMIYSNRLQENVAMAVNGLQVPGALIGGAARMMSPGAEWAPVLPIRQQAATLWYRANTPNRAARQVYSGLAGMWLVEDEVSKSLPIPKNYGVDDFPVIIQDKRLDNFGAPEYSEPGSGGFVGDRLVVNGVQNPFVEVSRGWVRLRLLNASNARHYQLQFSDGRSLHVIASDQGFLPAPVSVKQLSLAPGERREILVDMSDGTEVSLTCGEAATLVERIRGFFEPSSILVSTLVLTLRPGGLLPLVTDNLPMRLLPDEIINGSSVRSRDITLGSDPGINGQLWDMKRIDITTLQGNWERWTVRADTPQAFYIEGARFLVQDVNGALPFGEDRGWKDTVWVDGQVQLLVYFSQPSWEHFPFLFGSQTLEMADRGSLGQIVVNPAP, from the coding sequence ATGTCACTCAGTCGGCGTCAGTTTATTCAGGCATCGGGAATTGCGCTGTGCGCAGGTGCAGTGCCGCTGAGGGCAAATGCCGCCAGCCAGCAGCCACCGTTGCCGCTGCCACCGCTGCTGGAGTCTCGCCGCGGCCAGCCTCTGTTTTTAACCATGCAGCGCAGCCACTGGTCATTTACCGGAACGGGCAGCAAAGCCTCGGTCTGGGGCTTTAACGGCAGCTACATGGGGCCGACCATCCGCGTGTGGAGCGGCGACGACGTCAAAATGATTTACAGCAACCGGCTGCAGGAGAACGTGGCGATGGCCGTTAACGGCCTGCAGGTGCCGGGTGCGCTTATCGGCGGTGCTGCGCGCATGATGTCGCCGGGCGCTGAATGGGCGCCTGTGCTGCCGATTCGCCAGCAGGCGGCCACGCTCTGGTATCGCGCCAACACGCCGAACCGTGCCGCACGCCAGGTCTACAGCGGGCTCGCGGGTATGTGGCTGGTGGAAGATGAGGTCAGCAAATCGCTGCCTATCCCCAAAAACTACGGCGTGGACGATTTCCCGGTCATTATTCAGGACAAGCGGCTGGATAACTTCGGCGCCCCGGAATACAGCGAGCCGGGCAGCGGTGGCTTTGTTGGTGACCGTCTGGTGGTCAACGGTGTGCAAAACCCGTTTGTCGAAGTCTCGCGCGGCTGGGTGCGCCTGCGTCTGCTCAATGCCTCCAACGCCCGCCATTACCAGCTTCAGTTCAGCGACGGTCGTTCGCTGCACGTTATTGCCAGCGATCAGGGCTTTTTACCGGCTCCCGTGTCGGTCAAACAGCTGTCGCTCGCCCCCGGCGAGCGACGTGAAATTCTGGTCGATATGAGCGATGGCACTGAAGTCTCGCTGACCTGCGGCGAGGCGGCGACGCTGGTCGAGCGCATTCGCGGCTTCTTTGAACCCTCATCTATTCTGGTGTCCACGCTGGTGCTGACGCTGCGCCCTGGCGGCCTGCTGCCGCTGGTGACCGACAACCTGCCTATGCGCCTGCTGCCGGACGAAATCATTAACGGCTCGTCGGTGCGCTCACGCGACATCACGCTCGGTAGCGATCCGGGCATCAACGGGCAGTTGTGGGACATGAAGCGCATTGATATCACCACGCTTCAGGGCAACTGGGAGCGCTGGACGGTGCGCGCCGACACGCCGCAGGCTTTTTATATCGAAGGCGCACGCTTCCTGGTGCAGGACGTCAACGGCGCGCTGCCGTTTGGCGAAGATCGTGGCTGGAAAGACACGGTGTGGGTGGACGGCCAGGTACAGCTGCTGGTCTATTTCAGCCAGCCTTCCTGGGAGCACTTCCCGTTCCTGTTTGGCAG